One genomic region from Nostoc sphaeroides encodes:
- a CDS encoding phospholipase D-like domain-containing protein, producing MTDFITLDHTIADIASLPLEEIQKSIQASGLALHVPEEGKIVTSCRVLASTQKFWRKISLFIIFDALEDKLTIQIRNGKRILESASNWLELLHTEGKISLQALYKLSTETINFQREAILKQKNTEIEARLEKIRQKALEAATEATGEGDNYKALGEAVQLRDGQISLAFSEVLNSAKSQILIYSPWVNQAVVNEKFITLLQKLANRGVRILIGHGIARRQEDEDKPIPPEVEKKLRAIKTPDGLPSVQVFWLGDSHVKEVIVDKQIHLCGSHNWLSYRGDYLPRGESVYKVTIPHQVQEAYEFLANRFQNHAQKLWGNALENRDFQLAVESLCVWGALGMEDIALKEIQKNNWLELLPVWLNVALQGLKSKKISGDSASFKTALSLLNQVSIEESFIEQLQQGWRKVIGAIAINNPKTALNLLSDEVWAQFLRLSIAQNSDSPDNFISQYTKTGN from the coding sequence TTGACAGACTTTATCACTCTTGATCATACAATTGCCGATATTGCTTCTTTACCACTTGAGGAAATCCAAAAAAGTATTCAAGCTTCAGGTTTAGCACTTCATGTACCAGAAGAGGGAAAAATTGTCACTTCTTGTAGGGTACTAGCTTCGACTCAAAAATTTTGGAGAAAGATATCACTTTTCATTATCTTCGATGCTCTTGAAGATAAATTGACTATTCAAATAAGAAATGGAAAGCGAATTTTAGAGTCAGCATCAAATTGGTTAGAACTGCTACATACTGAAGGTAAAATATCCTTGCAAGCATTATACAAATTGTCAACCGAAACCATCAATTTTCAACGTGAAGCCATTCTCAAGCAGAAAAATACTGAAATAGAAGCTAGACTTGAAAAGATTCGCCAAAAGGCGCTAGAAGCTGCTACAGAAGCCACTGGTGAGGGAGATAACTATAAAGCATTAGGTGAAGCTGTACAGTTACGCGATGGACAAATTAGCCTAGCTTTTTCAGAAGTTTTAAATTCGGCTAAAAGTCAGATTCTAATTTATTCTCCTTGGGTGAATCAGGCAGTTGTCAATGAAAAATTTATAACTTTATTACAGAAATTAGCTAATCGCGGAGTTCGGATTTTAATTGGACATGGAATTGCACGGCGACAAGAAGATGAAGATAAACCAATTCCACCAGAAGTAGAGAAAAAACTTCGAGCTATCAAAACACCTGATGGTTTACCATCTGTACAGGTTTTTTGGTTGGGAGATTCCCATGTTAAAGAAGTAATAGTTGATAAACAAATCCATCTTTGCGGATCTCATAACTGGTTATCCTATCGCGGCGATTACCTACCACGAGGTGAGTCAGTCTATAAAGTTACAATTCCACATCAAGTTCAGGAAGCTTATGAATTTCTTGCTAATCGCTTCCAAAATCACGCTCAAAAATTATGGGGAAATGCTTTAGAAAACCGTGATTTTCAACTGGCTGTAGAGTCTTTATGTGTGTGGGGTGCGCTAGGTATGGAAGATATTGCACTCAAAGAGATACAGAAAAATAATTGGTTGGAACTTCTTCCTGTATGGTTGAATGTAGCACTACAGGGATTAAAATCGAAAAAAATCTCAGGTGATTCAGCAAGTTTTAAAACTGCACTTTCGCTACTGAATCAAGTTTCTATTGAAGAGAGTTTTATTGAACAATTGCAACAGGGATGGCGTAAAGTTATCGGCGCGATCGCAATTAACAATCCCAAAACTGCTTTAAACTTACTTAGTGATGAAGTCTGGGCGCAATTTCTACGCCTCAGTATTGCCCAAAATAGTGATTCACCTGATAATTTTATTTCT